In one Thermosipho ferrireducens genomic region, the following are encoded:
- the nusA gene encoding transcription termination factor NusA has protein sequence MNLGLLEALEQLEEEKGIKVDEIIPILEKALISAYRKDYGGEKNVEIIINRQTGEIEAYQLLEVVDNVEDEKKQISLEEALKIKSDVNIGDIVKKRLNVKKFGRIAAQTAKQVLIQKIREIEKEKQYEKYSELVGKITTAEVVRVTPDWADIRIGKLETRLPKKEWIPGEEIEHGSLIKVYIKEVKKDKKGPKIMVSRTCEEFVAGLLELEVPEIENGVVEIVKIVREPGIRTKVAVRSNNPKVDPVGACIGEEGIRISAILKELKGEKLDIVKWSDDPKELIASALQPASVIEVDILDAENQASRVIVPPNQLSLAIGKGGQNARLAAKLTGWKIDIKPIMNI, from the coding sequence ATGAATTTAGGGTTACTGGAAGCATTAGAACAACTTGAAGAAGAAAAAGGTATAAAAGTAGACGAAATAATTCCAATATTAGAAAAAGCCCTCATAAGTGCATATAGAAAAGACTATGGCGGGGAAAAAAACGTGGAAATAATAATTAATAGACAAACAGGAGAAATAGAAGCATACCAGCTTCTTGAAGTTGTTGATAATGTTGAAGATGAGAAAAAACAAATTTCACTCGAGGAAGCCTTGAAAATAAAATCAGATGTAAATATCGGAGACATAGTAAAAAAAAGATTAAATGTAAAAAAGTTTGGACGAATAGCTGCACAAACAGCCAAACAGGTTTTAATTCAAAAAATTAGAGAAATAGAAAAAGAAAAACAATATGAAAAATATTCAGAACTTGTCGGAAAAATAACCACTGCTGAAGTTGTAAGAGTCACTCCAGACTGGGCTGATATAAGAATAGGAAAACTTGAGACTCGACTTCCGAAAAAGGAATGGATTCCTGGCGAAGAAATTGAACATGGTTCTCTAATAAAGGTCTATATAAAAGAAGTCAAAAAAGATAAAAAAGGACCAAAAATTATGGTAAGTAGAACATGTGAAGAATTTGTAGCTGGGTTGTTAGAACTTGAAGTTCCCGAAATAGAAAATGGTGTTGTAGAAATTGTAAAAATTGTTAGAGAACCTGGAATCAGAACAAAAGTAGCTGTGCGTTCAAACAATCCAAAAGTTGATCCAGTGGGTGCATGTATAGGTGAAGAAGGTATACGTATATCTGCCATATTAAAAGAATTGAAAGGTGAAAAACTTGATATAGTAAAATGGTCAGATGATCCTAAAGAACTCATCGCAAGTGCGTTACAGCCCGCTTCTGTAATAGAAGTTGACATTTTAGATGCAGAAAATCAAGCCTCCCGTGTGATAGTTCCGCCAAATCAGTTATCACTTGCTATAGGAAAAGGCGGCCAAAATGCAAGACTTGCGGCAAAACTCACAGGATGGAAAATAGATATAAAGCCAATAATGAATATATAA
- a CDS encoding ribosome maturation factor RimP — translation MAHIKKQVTKIADKIVKEVGLELFDVRFYNKSGRWILEVIIDNPSGYINHLDCEKVSRALEVELDNLDLITKRYYLEVSSPGLDRPLRNKKDFERFKNHLAKIKTNEKTYIGKIVDVNDERVVLKNQKQGEIVVEFKNIKKANLEIEF, via the coding sequence ATAGCTCATATAAAAAAACAGGTAACAAAAATTGCAGACAAAATTGTCAAAGAGGTTGGATTGGAACTATTTGATGTAAGATTCTATAATAAATCAGGAAGATGGATCCTTGAAGTAATAATAGATAATCCTTCTGGATATATAAATCACTTAGATTGTGAAAAAGTGTCCAGAGCTTTAGAAGTAGAACTCGACAATCTGGATCTTATTACCAAACGATATTACCTCGAAGTATCTTCGCCTGGTCTTGATAGACCCTTGAGAAATAAAAAAGATTTTGAGCGTTTTAAAAATCATCTTGCTAAAATAAAGACTAATGAAAAAACATATATCGGAAAAATAGTTGACGTAAATGATGAAAGAGTTGTATTAAAAAACCAGAAACAAGGAGAAATTGTAGTGGAATTTAAAAATATAAAAAAAGCAAATTTAGAGATAGAATTTTAA
- a CDS encoding ABC transporter substrate-binding protein, protein MKKVLVFLAVLVAVVLFAADPNVLVDATIGEPDTLDPHLAYDTASGEVIYQVYENLIQYKGSSLSEFLPRLATEVPSVENGLITDGGKTYIFPIRKGVKFHNGNDLTPEDVEYSFERGLLYSPAGGPMWMLWYAIFGKYSVADLVEEVAGKPYDELVDENGEPLPEYKDVFVKVYTDYIDPAIEVDGDNVVFHLVRPYSPFLNILAQGSSWSAILDKEWSIEVGLWDGKADTWWKWYDQRKEESPIYDKAMGTGPYKFVEWDRTQQKVVLEANENYWREPAKIKKVIIWGIDEFSTRKAMLEKGDADIAYIPTQYLDQVRGNPDIEIIEGLPTLSVTVLAFNWTIREGSKYVGSGKLDGNGIPLDFFNDVHARKAIAYVINYDAIISDVLKGFGKRVPTALPEGLLGYDPTLPLYNFNLVKARQELMQAWNGEAWKKGFKFGVAYNLGNEARQRAAEMVKMYLEMLSPKIKIDVVGLQWPTFLDATKRGELPIFILGWLADFPDPDNFIFTYYDSKGDYSGRQGAKFREFVSTPRPELGGKSLDELIETASAEIDSAKRAELYAKVQKFVVENAISVPLYQPIAVRVHRKWLKGWYHNPMRPGDDYYAYYFEGK, encoded by the coding sequence GTGAAGAAGGTATTGGTGTTTTTAGCGGTATTGGTAGCAGTTGTATTGTTTGCAGCAGACCCAAACGTGCTTGTTGATGCTACCATAGGTGAACCAGACACACTTGATCCTCATCTTGCATATGACACAGCAAGCGGAGAGGTTATTTATCAGGTGTATGAAAACCTAATCCAGTACAAAGGTTCAAGCCTCAGTGAATTTTTGCCAAGGCTTGCTACAGAGGTACCAAGTGTTGAAAACGGCCTTATCACCGATGGTGGCAAAACTTACATTTTCCCAATAAGAAAAGGCGTTAAGTTCCACAATGGTAACGATCTTACACCGGAAGATGTTGAGTACAGTTTCGAAAGAGGTCTTCTCTACAGTCCTGCAGGTGGTCCAATGTGGATGCTCTGGTATGCTATATTTGGAAAATACAGTGTGGCTGATTTAGTAGAAGAAGTAGCAGGCAAACCTTACGATGAACTTGTAGATGAAAATGGAGAGCCTCTTCCAGAATACAAAGATGTGTTTGTTAAAGTTTATACTGACTATATAGACCCTGCTATAGAAGTTGATGGAGATAACGTTGTGTTCCATCTTGTGAGGCCATACTCTCCATTCCTTAATATTCTTGCACAGGGTTCAAGCTGGAGTGCAATTCTTGACAAAGAATGGAGTATAGAAGTTGGATTATGGGATGGTAAGGCAGACACATGGTGGAAATGGTATGATCAGAGAAAAGAAGAATCACCAATTTACGACAAGGCAATGGGAACTGGACCATACAAATTCGTGGAATGGGATAGAACACAACAAAAAGTTGTTCTTGAAGCAAATGAAAATTACTGGAGAGAGCCTGCAAAGATTAAAAAGGTTATAATCTGGGGTATCGACGAGTTCTCAACAAGAAAAGCCATGCTTGAAAAAGGCGATGCTGATATAGCATACATTCCAACACAGTATCTTGATCAGGTAAGAGGAAATCCAGACATTGAAATAATTGAAGGACTTCCAACACTTTCCGTAACGGTTCTTGCGTTTAATTGGACTATAAGAGAAGGAAGTAAGTATGTAGGCAGTGGAAAACTCGATGGAAATGGTATACCACTTGATTTCTTCAACGATGTTCACGCAAGAAAGGCCATTGCATACGTTATAAATTATGATGCCATTATAAGTGATGTGCTTAAAGGTTTTGGTAAGAGAGTTCCAACGGCACTTCCAGAAGGATTACTCGGATATGATCCTACACTTCCACTTTACAATTTCAATCTGGTTAAGGCAAGGCAGGAACTTATGCAGGCGTGGAATGGAGAGGCATGGAAAAAAGGATTCAAGTTTGGAGTAGCGTACAACCTTGGAAACGAAGCACGTCAGAGAGCAGCAGAAATGGTTAAGATGTATCTTGAAATGCTTTCACCAAAAATTAAGATAGACGTTGTTGGATTACAGTGGCCAACATTCCTTGATGCTACAAAACGTGGGGAACTTCCAATATTCATTCTCGGCTGGCTTGCAGACTTCCCAGACCCAGATAACTTCATTTTCACATACTATGATTCAAAAGGTGACTACAGCGGAAGACAGGGTGCAAAATTTAGAGAATTTGTAAGTACTCCAAGACCGGAACTTGGCGGTAAAAGTCTCGACGAACTTATCGAAACTGCTTCTGCAGAAATTGATTCTGCAAAGAGGGCAGAATTGTACGCAAAGGTCCAAAAGTTTGTTGTTGAAAATGCTATAAGTGTACCACTTTACCAGCCAATTGCAGTTCGTGTACACAGAAAATGGCTCAAAGGTTGGTATCATAATCCGATGAGACCAGGTGATGACTACTACGCATATTATTTCGAAGGTAAATGA
- a CDS encoding Rqc2 family fibronectin-binding protein — protein sequence MAYDGFVMKRVQEEIHRIMRFPLRNVFAVKNIVYFSFQNMDLKVSLNPNYSYITVEKRNIPDNLKLTSFVSFLRSRLKNARVEKLLQYGYERTWKMVLTKLDEIGESHRYELYIDIMGKHSNIILVENGIILEAYKKVRTKYRNIYPGEPFLVFPLQKLNPENITHKLFENSDNNNKALLNFIYENIQGFSKLTSMEVLHRAGLENKPVSQLNEKEKEIIIHVIKQLIDEFKKGKLYLYYADDKPYEISAFPLKALNLDYEIFSDVFEGINVFFQWKERKSIFIQKQLQLEKAVIKNIDKLENVKDKLLKELSETENMEKYKKWGELLKAYFYQIKENQNMVTLYDWETEDYVKVPLERNLTIIENLQHYFRKYNKFKTKRSGITKRLEEIEKELEYLYQLWYTILEAETEQEMEEIRGEMISSGILKSAKHRKQKDAISKPREIIHNGFKILIGKNNKQNDKIVKLSSDNDIWLHAHEIPGAHVLIKTGGQKLDDDTLLFAASLAAGYSKGKDSAKVPVDYTKAKYVKKIKGLKPGMVFYENYKTLMVSPRRL from the coding sequence ATGGCATACGATGGTTTTGTTATGAAAAGGGTACAGGAAGAAATTCACAGGATTATGCGGTTTCCGTTAAGAAATGTATTCGCTGTTAAGAATATAGTTTATTTTAGTTTTCAGAATATGGATTTAAAAGTATCATTGAATCCTAATTATTCATATATTACTGTTGAAAAAAGAAATATCCCCGATAATCTTAAACTCACTTCGTTTGTAAGTTTTTTGAGAAGTAGATTGAAAAATGCTCGAGTGGAAAAATTGCTTCAATATGGATATGAAAGGACGTGGAAAATGGTTTTGACAAAATTAGATGAAATAGGTGAAAGTCATCGATATGAACTTTACATAGATATAATGGGAAAACATTCAAACATTATATTAGTTGAAAATGGTATAATCCTTGAAGCTTATAAAAAAGTAAGAACAAAATACAGAAATATTTACCCTGGAGAGCCGTTTCTGGTATTTCCTCTTCAAAAGCTCAATCCTGAAAATATAACACATAAGTTGTTTGAAAATTCGGATAATAACAACAAAGCTCTTTTGAATTTTATTTATGAGAATATTCAGGGATTTTCAAAATTAACATCTATGGAAGTGCTCCATAGGGCAGGTCTGGAAAACAAGCCCGTTTCCCAACTTAACGAAAAAGAAAAGGAAATAATTATACATGTAATAAAACAATTAATTGATGAGTTTAAGAAGGGAAAGTTGTATTTGTACTATGCTGATGATAAGCCATATGAAATATCGGCCTTTCCTTTAAAAGCACTGAATCTGGATTATGAAATTTTTTCAGACGTTTTTGAAGGAATTAATGTATTTTTTCAATGGAAAGAAAGAAAGAGTATTTTTATTCAAAAACAACTCCAGCTTGAGAAAGCAGTTATAAAAAACATCGATAAATTGGAAAATGTAAAGGATAAACTTTTAAAAGAATTGTCTGAAACTGAAAATATGGAAAAATACAAAAAATGGGGAGAACTATTGAAAGCGTATTTTTATCAAATAAAAGAAAATCAAAATATGGTAACGCTTTATGATTGGGAAACTGAAGATTATGTGAAAGTTCCTCTGGAAAGAAATCTTACGATTATAGAGAACTTACAGCATTATTTTAGAAAATACAATAAATTTAAGACTAAAAGATCAGGGATCACAAAAAGACTTGAAGAGATTGAAAAAGAACTGGAATATTTATACCAGCTCTGGTATACGATTTTGGAAGCGGAAACAGAGCAGGAAATGGAGGAAATTAGGGGTGAAATGATAAGTTCAGGAATTTTAAAATCAGCAAAGCACAGAAAACAAAAAGATGCAATTTCTAAACCGAGGGAAATTATACATAATGGTTTTAAAATACTAATAGGAAAAAACAACAAACAAAATGATAAAATTGTAAAATTATCTTCAGATAATGACATATGGCTCCACGCTCATGAGATACCGGGAGCACACGTTTTGATTAAAACAGGTGGCCAGAAACTTGATGATGATACACTGCTATTTGCCGCTTCGCTTGCAGCGGGTTATAGTAAAGGAAAAGATTCGGCAAAAGTTCCAGTGGATTATACAAAAGCAAAGTATGTGAAGAAAATAAAAGGGCTTAAACCTGGTATGGTGTTTTACGAAAATTACAAAACTTTAATGGTAAGCCCAAGGAGGCTTTAA
- the uvrB gene encoding excinuclease ABC subunit UvrB, with amino-acid sequence MLFKLVSDFEPSGDQPEAIKKLVNGLKNNYRVQTLLGVTGSGKTFTMANVIAQVEQPTLIISPNKTLAAQLYSEFKSFFPENRVEFFISYYDYYQPEAYIPTKDLYIEKNADINEVIARMRMSAIKSIITRKDVIVVASVSAIYNCGDPRDFSDLNYTIKIGDVLDIGKFTRHLAKIGYERKEDASLTGSFRVRGDVIEIFPTYQDEGIRIELFGDEIETIYHFDPIDRHVLEKLDRVIIYPAKEFITTEEKIRKAIENIKEELNNQLEHFRKLGKNLEAERLKQRTLNDLELLSAIGYCNGIENYSRHFDGRRPGEAPYTLLDYFGEDFLVFIDESHITVPQLRAMYNGDYSRKKNLVEYGFRLPCAFDNRPLKFEEFWRKVNKIIFVSATPGDFEIKNSQQIVEQIIRPTGLVDPEVEVRPTKNQIDDLINEIVKLKRNDERAIVTVLTKKMAERLAEHLIEIGVNALYIHSELDTIERVEVLKKLRRGDVDVVVGVNLLREGLDLPEVSLVAILDSDVEGFLRSETTLIQIIGRVARNENGKVLMYADRITPSMKRAIDETNRRRKLQLEYNKKHGVIPRSIVKALSTEIFKPFMEEEEQYKEEMKQVLSLKESLSLEEYAAVLEEEMYRAAADLRYEDAARLRDELFEVREKLKILRNSR; translated from the coding sequence ATGTTATTTAAGTTAGTTTCTGACTTTGAACCCTCAGGCGATCAGCCTGAAGCTATAAAAAAACTGGTTAATGGTTTGAAGAATAATTATCGTGTGCAAACATTGCTCGGAGTTACAGGAAGCGGGAAAACATTTACAATGGCTAATGTTATTGCTCAGGTTGAGCAACCAACTCTTATTATTTCTCCTAATAAAACGCTTGCTGCGCAGCTTTATTCAGAATTTAAGTCTTTTTTCCCGGAAAACAGAGTAGAATTTTTCATTAGTTATTATGACTATTATCAACCGGAAGCATACATTCCTACAAAGGATTTGTACATAGAAAAAAATGCAGATATAAACGAAGTAATAGCGAGGATGAGAATGAGTGCTATAAAATCTATAATCACTCGAAAAGATGTAATAGTTGTTGCAAGCGTTTCAGCTATTTATAATTGTGGGGATCCTCGTGATTTTAGTGATTTAAATTACACAATAAAGATTGGTGATGTTTTAGACATAGGTAAATTTACCAGGCATTTAGCTAAAATAGGTTATGAAAGAAAAGAAGATGCTTCTTTGACAGGAAGTTTTAGAGTTCGTGGAGATGTTATCGAGATATTTCCTACATATCAGGATGAAGGTATAAGGATAGAACTTTTTGGCGATGAAATAGAAACTATTTATCATTTTGATCCTATAGACAGACATGTTTTAGAAAAACTTGATAGAGTTATCATATATCCAGCTAAAGAATTTATCACTACTGAGGAAAAAATAAGAAAAGCTATAGAAAACATAAAAGAGGAATTAAACAATCAACTGGAGCATTTTAGAAAACTTGGAAAAAATCTTGAAGCAGAAAGATTAAAACAAAGGACGTTAAATGATTTAGAATTACTATCAGCTATAGGTTATTGTAATGGTATAGAAAATTATTCGCGACATTTTGATGGAAGACGTCCAGGTGAAGCTCCGTATACTCTCCTGGATTATTTTGGAGAAGATTTTTTAGTTTTCATAGATGAATCACATATTACCGTCCCTCAGTTGCGTGCCATGTATAATGGTGATTATTCACGAAAGAAGAACTTGGTAGAGTATGGATTCAGGTTACCATGTGCTTTTGATAATCGACCACTAAAATTTGAAGAATTTTGGAGAAAGGTTAATAAAATTATATTTGTTTCTGCTACTCCTGGAGATTTTGAAATAAAAAATTCCCAGCAAATTGTTGAGCAAATTATAAGGCCTACAGGACTTGTTGATCCTGAAGTTGAAGTACGCCCTACAAAAAATCAAATAGATGATCTAATTAATGAAATTGTAAAATTGAAAAGAAATGATGAAAGAGCTATTGTAACAGTGCTTACGAAAAAGATGGCAGAACGTTTGGCGGAACATCTTATTGAAATAGGAGTAAATGCACTTTATATTCATTCTGAGCTGGATACGATAGAAAGAGTAGAAGTGCTGAAAAAACTTAGAAGAGGAGATGTAGATGTGGTAGTGGGTGTGAATCTTTTAAGAGAAGGGCTCGATTTACCGGAAGTTTCGCTTGTAGCAATTCTTGATTCTGATGTGGAGGGTTTTTTACGAAGTGAAACAACTCTTATTCAAATCATAGGAAGAGTTGCAAGAAATGAAAATGGGAAAGTTCTGATGTATGCTGATAGAATAACACCTTCTATGAAAAGAGCTATAGATGAAACTAATAGAAGACGAAAGCTTCAACTGGAATACAATAAAAAACATGGAGTAATTCCAAGAAGTATAGTGAAGGCACTTTCAACTGAGATATTTAAACCATTTATGGAGGAAGAAGAGCAATATAAAGAAGAAATGAAACAGGTGCTGTCACTTAAGGAATCTTTGTCTCTCGAAGAATATGCTGCTGTTCTTGAGGAAGAAATGTACAGAGCAGCTGCGGATTTGAGATATGAAGATGCTGCAAGGTTACGTGACGAGTTATTTGAAGTGCGTGAAAAATTAAAAATATTGCGTAATAGTCGATAA